The sequence GCACAGCTGCTGGAAGCCGAGGCAGATGCTTTGCGCCTGGACAAGGATGATTGGATCCCATCAGACGTCGCTGATAGTTACGGCCAGACCGCGGCGGGCGACCTTTTGAGGGATCACCTAGCAAAGACCGACATTGGACGACCCGACAAGCCGTCGTATCATGTCCCAGCAACTATTCGTGATATATACCAGGACCCTGACATCACTATCAGAGGTGCCCGTGACGGGTTGGATATCTCGGTCGCTCTGACTAACCCGGGGCTCTCATCTGCTGTTTTCCGCACCCAAGAATGCATACCGCCTAATGCTAAACACTTTTACTTTGAGGCTGGGACGTGGATCAAGAATGAAAGCGGGTGCGTATTTACATCGATGATTCTAAGGATTTAACCAAGTTCTCAACGATCTTGGTGTTTGCATTTACTAACACGGTGTAGTAAACTCTACGTCGGATTCTGCACCGCCGACCTACCACGCGACAAACTACCCGGGCAACACCCTGGTTCCTGGTCCTACGAGATTTCGACTGCGACCTTGACTGCCTGGGCACTCAGGGAGAAGGACGCCAGCAGCCAGACCATCGAGTCTTGGGGACAACGTCTCAACGTGGGATGCGGGCTGAACATGCTCACCGGTGAAGGTTTCGTAACCCTGAATGGGAATCGGCTGAACTCAGGTAAATAACATGTCTGATTATCGATTACCAAGCTAATTTGCTCTTAGAAACCGTCTTCCACAAGCACAAATTCTTCGTGGGCAAAGTTTATCCTTGCGTGGCCTTTTCCACTCACAAGCTGAGAGGTTGCTTGGGGGCTCGTGTTCTTTTCTCACCGTCCCCAACAATCCGATTTCGTTATGTGGGACCGTACTCTTGAAGTTAGGTGATGTTTCGTTGGTTTCATGCGAAGTGGTTCAATTCTCATGTTTGGTATTTCCGTCTAACCGTTATGCCGTGCACTGTGACGGTTTCTAATCCTTATTTCTCACTGTACGATCATGTCTTCTGTGCCTCGGTTCACGTTCATTCTCCAAGTGTCGCTTGTTGAAGTTCTTGTTAACGACTGGGCTATTGTGCTTATTCAACGCCATGTGTTGGCCAATGGGCTGGCAGACTCAGATGGCCGTGAATTATTCTGCCTTGCTGCCTGTAACTAGCGCGCCCCGCCCCATCACGGCTTTGCTGGAACGATTACGTTGCGTGAATAGATCGCCACCTGCTTGACCGTTAGGATAAAGAGAAGAAAGTCCCGTCTCTTGGAAGCGGGCTCCGAGCTTGGCGTCTAAACATGTCAACCATCACTTCTCGCTTGGCCTTTGCCTCTGTTGTCTCCGAAGCCGAAGGTGCAGACATTGAGGACACCTACATCTCTCTCGACAGTCGACAGATCCGGCTTCTAACGCTCGAACCTGGGAAATACGGCGACGAGATTGTAGGCCATCTCGAAATAGTTGACCTCAAGGACGAGCCCATCTTTGAAGCTCTGTCCTATTGTTGGGGTGATAGAACTGATGTTTGCGAGATCACTGTCGATGAGCACAAGGTTTGCGTTACGAGGAACCTGTACGGAGCTCTTCAGAGACTGAGATATGAGACCGTTACCCGTCAAGTCTGGGCCGATGCCATTTGCATCAATCAGGAAGATGACGTCGAAAAGGCACACCAGGTCAACTTGATGAAAGATATCTTTACGAGAGCTTCAGGGACCACGTTATTTATCGGCGACTACCGAGACGACGCAACGTCTTCCACACCATTCAGCACAGAGGTCGAACCAGAAACCCAGGCTGGAGTCGAGAATGCGATTTCCCTCATCCGCAAGCTGGCTGACGATTGCCACATCTTCTATCTCGACTTCAACACCGATGCCAGCTCTCTACCAGACAATTCATTCCAAGCCTGGTACAAAGCCACCGAATCCATACGCTCCCTTGTCACCCAGCCCTGGTGGTCCCGCATGTGGACTGTCCAAGAAGCTGTCCTACCAGCTGACCCAACCGTGCAATACGGGGCCATCAAGCTGAGTTGGATGGTCTTCAGCCAGGCTGTGGATAACATGTTCGGGCACTTTCAAAAAAGGTGCTGCAACATGAAGGTCCGAAACGACTTGGCCGAGGAGCCGCCTATTGTCACCTTTTACAATAAGGTCTCGGCTGTTGATCGACGAAGAGAAGATCCGCTGCCACTGAATATGCTCTTGGGCAGATTCCGTGATCGCAAAGCGACTGATGCCAGAGATATGATCTATGGGGTCCTTGGACTTGCGCACGATGAGGCTACCACGGCAGGAATCGAAGCTAATTATACCATCGAGACGGTGCAGTTGTATGCCCGGATAGCTCGCAAGTTGATACAGCTACACGGCGATCTCCGGCCGTTTATGCAAGTCTATCACTTCCAGGGAGATCGTCTTCATGGACTACCGTCATGGGTTCCGGATTATTCTCTCGGCGGCGATTGGGAATACTACTCCGTCGCTTTACTGTACGTTCAGAACTTTTGGAAGCCCGTCGACTTGACCCCATTCAAGCCTTCCGCCGGGGACAACCCTTTGGAGCTGGACGTTTCTGGTATTCTCTTTGACGACATCATAGCTGTTGGTGATTCAGTGACACCTTGTCCGAGGAAGCAGATTATGGATGTGTTTGACAAGTGGGTTGACCTCGTTCGATCTCTCGGTTACTGGAGCTCCCGATATCCCACTCAAGAGGGAACATACGAAGACAACATGTGGATGATACTCTGCCGTGGTCTGATTTGGCTTAACTCGCACGACTACCGAATGGCAACCCACGAAGACAGACAGCTTGTGGAGGAGGAAATACCTACAATTCCAGACGGAAGGCCGGTCAACATTGACCTACAGCTGCTATACTTTCAGCGGTTCTTCATCACGCGCAATGGCTATATGGGCCTGGCATCTCCGAATATTCAAGTCGGAGACACGGTCCATGTTTTGGTTGGCGGAAATACTCCATTCATTATGAGAAAACCTGGACAGGGCCTCAGCGACCAGAGCAACCATTTCTCTCTCGTTTCTGCGGCCTTTGTCCATGGAATCATGCAGGGCGGTCTGTTGCCCAAAGAGGAAGCGCTGGAGTCATTCACGCTTGTTTAGCGCCTTTATTCATAGACACTCTGTCGAATAGCATTGGAGTACTGAGGCTCGAGTGGTATACAATACACGAGAAATACTGCAGTAAGTCCCTGGAGGCGGGTTGGATATATCCTCGACAGCCAGCTCTGGGGCTACAGAGATCATTGTCAATCTGAAGTCTGGCACATATGGGCAATCTTTTTAAGTAACCTAGTTCCTTTATCTTGCCCTTAGAATTCCCACTGCTTCATGAGAGTGTTCTcttcaatctccttggcaaAGTTGACCAGGTGGGTCGAATGACACCAGGGCttaatctcctcctccttccgaATCGTGCCAGAGAAGAAAGTGCACCACTTCAGTCTGGGATGCGCCTCATTGATCTCGGCTCGAGTAGACTCATGAAGCATCTTGCCAAAATCCTTGACGTGAGGATGATATCCCGTGTTGTCGTATGTTGTCGCGAGCTGGATAAGCTGCCCGAAGTATGTAATAGTTCCGTCGACCCCCATGTCTTCATGGCGGATGATGGCTTCAGAGGTTGCCTCGGCTTGATCTTTGGTAGCTCCAATGTCGTTCAGGATGTGGAGAGCTTTGATGCCGCCATAAATGTCAAACGACATGCGGGTCGCAGTGAGATTCTCCTCGGCGGTGCCGATATCATGCAAGAGGCACGTGAGAGCCCAGCTGGAGGGGTTCACGACAGCATACCGTCCAGGGAACTGCTGCTTCGTGATGGCCATTCCTGTATCTGATATTAGTCATGTAAAGATGAGACTGAGTGTTGGATATGTACCGATGTAGTAAACTCGCATCGAGTGGTTGAACGTCTCGGGATGAAGTCGAGCCTTGACATAGTCGACCGTCTTTGCAACGATCGGATCATCCGATGGAAACTTGATGTCTTTGATTGATAAGGGACCGGGTTCATTGATGTAAGGCTTGTCGCCGAAAATAGCTCCCGCATCAGCAGGGGTGCTGGTCCAGCCGTTGGCACCAACTTCGTCTTGAGACATTGTGAAGAGTAAGATGCGGGATTACGAGTTCTGTTGAGATAAGAAGAGGGAATAAATATGATATGAAGAAGAGTCAAAGTTTTATTTGTAGCAGAAGGAAAGATCAGTCAAATCTCCGCATGGTGGCACACATATCAGCAATTCCTGACGTAATGCACTATCCACGTTCACAACGCAGAGAGCTGATGTAATCCGGAGGAGATCTCAAAATTCCCATAGTGATTGACCATTGTCGAACTCAACCGGCCGCCGGGTATTGGCCGCCGACTTGATGTGTCATTACCAAGTGAAAGAATACCTCTTCTCCAATGGTTGAGAGCGGAGAACCCAGTCTCTTGCCGAGAATACACTCGGTGAAAATTTGTCATCGAGATAACCTTTGACGCGGCATGTTATAGCGCGCCCTTATCCTGCGCCCTAGTGTCAAGAGCATGTAAGTATGCGGGAACAAGGAGGTTCTGTTAGTAGTAACCGAGGATAAAAGATGAGGTTGGGATACACACTAGGGCATGACAAAAAGCGTATGCAATATCGTTCTAATCGATCCGTACTAGTTGCAGGAAGTACAGCTAAGCGGATGGGTTGAAGAGCAGATGTGTGACATGCTGAATTGGCTAGTTGATGAGTATTATCTACCTGAGTGTATAACCAGTAAACTGAGCTAAGAAGAATTCTAAAATACTAGATTTGAGCTCAGGTTTGTAGTATAGCAGTTTCCTCTACTTGAAGATTATTAGAATGTAGGATAGCAAGGTGATTCAAGGAAGCATTTAGTAGTGATATCCCTAGAAGGAGAGCCTTTTAAAACATTAACTAGCGTGAGATTTCCTACTAACAACTAGAACCAGACAAGACTGGGATGATACCAGAGTATTTTGGTGTCGATGCTGTTAAGCAAAACTCCATAACTACTGTAGTAATCGGTGCCGTCGGCCTTTTGCCCTCTCCACCCGTCAAAGGAGCCACGGAAGATTACTTTAGCCGCTTGAAAGAGCCAAGGAGCACTTAGAGCACCAATGAATCCAATGTGAGGAAATGGGTGATCTCGTGGTGTACTCATCGAGATGCTACTCTGCTCGCTGGATGTAACCTTCACGGTGATCCGAGCTTGATCAGGTGGCCAAGCCGGCCGAAAGGAAAAGCAGCTGAATCAAGGACAGTGCCTAACAAAGCTCCGCAAAAATAAAGTTTCTATACCATCTTGAAGAGTATTGGCTAGAAGTGGAAAACTCTACGGAGGTCGATGAGAGTGACCAAAGAAGGAAACTGCCAAGTTCATCATGAGGTGTCTTGGGTGGCAATGGGTAATACGTATGGAATGAGGATGACCCCAGCCTGAATGCTTCCCCCGCACTCGATGAGTTGCATCAGGTTAAAATGGAATCGAACAAGGCACTTTGAACTGCCGGCTCCTCGATGACTCGGCTGTTGGCCACGACTGAATGGATTGACGCGGATGCCACTCTACCCTGCAGGCTGGATGTTTCTATTTAGCCGGGGCTTACTATTGGCCATGGTTTCTTGCTAAAAAAGACGGCGGTCAAACCAATCGAAGAGGCAAGGCATGTGCCTGTGACCACCGCCGTGAAGCCATTCACGGCTCTCTCTGATCCACTTAAAAAGATGCTACCTTACACACATACCAGTCGTTTCCTCAATAACCTCGAGGATGCCAATTGCGTGATAGTAAGATTTTTCAGcgcaagaaaagaaatacctGTCCTTGAAACATCTTAGCTCGCAAACCCGAGATCCTCCGATAGGGGTGTTTCATGACGCGCTCTGGCTCCATCTGATCTTTGGCATGTTTCTCCGACTGCAACTTGAAAATTTCTATTTCAGATATACATACGTGATCAATTCCAGGAACATGTATCAGCTTGATGGATCAGGATTCCAGGGAGGTTATTCCCGCCTTGCTGTTGGTCGCTCATATTTCACCGCCAAACATCCCCAGAGCCTCAAGTTACCCCACGAATGAGCTTCAAACAAGCATTTAAACATGCTACAGCACCCACAAGAAGCTCCTGAAGAATTTCTCCAGTGGATAAATTTACCAATCCCGTTTCACAATGAATGGCTGAGATGCAACCCAGCAAGCGCCCACCGTGTGGAGAAGTCTTGTTTCATACAAATAAAGCCAAGATCTCGCCTCGCGTCATTGAATCTACGGAGAATCGGGTCATGTTCCCGTTTCCTGGGGCCACGGGATCTGTTCGAAACGTGGGCATATGACTTGAGGCTCGGAAGATGCACCCGTAGTCCGCGAAGACATGCATCCCATTGGTTGTAGGGAGTATAGCCTGAAGGTGATCGACCACGCCACCGCTGTACATGAAACCTTCCATTGCCTCGGAATAAGACGTGCTCCTATGGGATGTTCTTGGTAGGTGGCATCAATCAAGCCCTTGTCGAGACCTGGTGGCTCTGTTGGGTAATTCGGATCTTCACTCTCCTTGCCAAGTCCCCAAACTTGGTCCCACGTTAAGAATTTTACGTATACTCCGTTACGAATGCGGTTAGTGGTTTTATAGTCGAGGCCTTGGCTATAGAGGCTCAGTTATGCATATCGAAGTTCCTTGTATAGTAGGGGGCTTCACCTTCTCCAAGCACAGATATAAGAAGGGTTTCTGTCCCTAGCTTTATCATTCCTCAGCTCAAAGCAACCAACAGCAACTCGACTCAGCCCAAGATCCTTCACAATGCATCACACCAGCCTTTCTCTCGGTCTCCTCACTGGCCTCCTCGCCGGAGCTGCCAACGCCCACGGCCACGTCAAGTCCATCATCGTCGCAGGCGGCCAGACCTACACTGGTGGTCTTCCCTGGAACGCTCCTGCCGACGCTGTTGGATGGTCTGCTGGTAACCAGGATAACGGCTTTGTGGAACCCAATGCCTTTGGGACCGCCGATATCATCTGCCACAAGAACGGCAAGCCCGCTTCCAACGCTGCCACTGTCGCCGCTGGAGATACTCTCACATTGGTGTGGGATACCTGGCCAGAATCTCACAAGGGTCCTGTCATTGAGTATCTTGCTCCCGTCTCTGGAGACTTCGCGAGCATCAACAAGGCTAGCCTCTCGTGGACCAAAATCTCTGAGAAGGGCCTCATCTCCGGCTCTAGCCCCGGAACCTGGGCTGCTGACCAGCTTATTTCCAACGGGTTCTCTTGGACCGTCACGATCCCCAAGAACCTGAAGCCCGGCAACTATGTTCTCCGCCACGAGATCATCGCTCTTCACTCCGCCGGTCAGGCCAACGGAGCTCAGGCCTACCCCCAGTGCATCAACCTCAAGGTCACCGGCAGCGGTTCCGGTTCCCTCCAGGGCTCAGGCGCTTTCACCACCTTCTACACCCCTCAGGACCCTGGcatcctcttcaacctctACCAGTCTTTCAGCAGCTACCCCATCCCCGGCCCCGCTGTCAAGACCCCTTAAGCAGGATCAACTCTGGTGTAGTACGACACCTCTTTTCAAGTTGAATGCGCTGGAATCGTGGACTTGAGGGAGCTGCTTGAGCTCAGCTggtcttttttcttctctcctcaCTAGTTGAATCATTTCAAAGGCATGGTAATGGCCAAGAGCTGTGCCTGCTGGTAAATACTTTGATGTACCCTCAGAATGTCGATGCGAGCAGGATGGATATGCAATTTGGTTGCAGTCTACGGCATAACGGGCATTGTCGCCTCGCAACGCTATGTATATAAGAATGAACAACGTTGAACCCGTTTAATATATGTGCACCGTGACTTAACTCCAATGTCTAAGATCGAACCATGAAATGCGTAGCGGCAGGGGGAAGCTGTCCCTCTCAGACAAAACCCCGTTTTCGGCAGTTGACGAAAGGACTCCCTGCAAGACCGCATGTCGAACCGAACAGTATCATATACAGCGATCCCACGCCGACTTTGCACTTAAACAAGATTTAAAACGCCACTCATGAGTAGTCAGTTTGGATGTCTAGTTGCACCGTATTAACGTCGAgaacatcctcgtcgtcttttCAATATGTGACACTCGACTGCTCTATGGCGAAGATTCATCGACGATGAAGCAGGTGGGTTTTAGTAGTACTTCATTATTTTAAGGCGCTCTCAGCACTAGTCAGCCTCTTACTAAAATATCCATATTCATTGGAACTCTTCTCGGCAAAGAATGGATGTACGTCGAAGGCTGTTCCCAGGAGAGCCATCGATGCAACTATAAGCACTCGGAGAGGTGCGAGTCGGCCGTGCCTAGAGTCAAGCAGTAACCGCTTCTTACAGGGTATCGAGAAGGGTTGTTATTGTTATCATCGATGAGGGCTCTAaaagaggccatcgccaCAACAGTTCAAGACAAAGGTATCAGTATTTACGTGACGGCATCAAAGCCCAACACAAAACACCATAAATTTTAAAACAACGCAATCTAGAAGCTTATATGGCTATATTTGATAGAGAAACCGGGAAGTTATTTGGGAGAGAAAAGCCAGTCCAAAATCCAGAATTGGGGGCTGACAGTCTCAACATCTCGTCCTATTCTACGGTCCTTAGGAGTCACCCTACACCAAACAACCACCGGCTGCCCTAACTTATATCGTCCGCGAAGAGACCATATCAATAGTTCTACATTTAATGGCGAAGATAATGGCCTGATGCAATGCCGTGCCCTCTTGCCTTTGCACTGCTCCGGTCGTCAAGCACTTGGAACCCTGGGTCACAGAATCCTGACAGCGTTCTCGATAATGCCAGTTCGCTATGCGCATTACCAAAGAAGCGGAAATATTTTGCAGTCGTTGAAACTCATCCTCATTATCATTACATAAACTATCGATTACATGCGTTACCTCCCAAACCTCTTCTTTATCCGTGAAATTGCTGGCGTCAAATACATTCCCTTTAGTCTGTCCCTCAAGTGATGATTAAACCCATACGTCAACGCGTTCGCCAGCCCGATATACTGCGTCGAAATCTGCAGAGCCGCGATAGTCGTCTTGCTGGTTGAGTGTCCCGAAGCCTCCATGAGGCGATTGATAAGTCCCGGCATCCACAAAAGAACGTACATGAAGGGATACGCGTTGAGAAGCATCATCCTCTTGATCTCGACTTCGACTTCGTGAGTGTCTCGTCGTATGGGGAACTCGCTTGCGTTGGTCTGCAACGTGGCACCTTGGCCATGTCTCTCAACTGGAGATGCGTCATCATACCTGACGTGGGCGTTTTCTGGGATTGGCAGTCCCAATTCCTTTCTGGTTGCAGATGGCATGTGACGCGtcgaccttcttctcggtcTGGTAGAGCTGGACCCCGACCCTTCTGCCGCCTCCAAGTCTAAGTCGGCCAGTTCTTCCTTGTTGCTGCTCCGTATCTTGTCGTCATCAATGTCCCGTTGCGAGTTTGTCGTATTCGATCCATCGCCAAAAGTACTGAGCTCAACTTCTTCATCCTTCATGACCTGGAACCCTCCCTTCCTCCCACATTTCGACCAAAATGAGCCCATCGTTCCTGTAGAAGGTGTGTCGTAAGATGATGACCGTTGGTTAACTGGCTTCGAGCCCAAGTGTCGTCGTAGATATGCCCAGATGTAGATGTAGACGCCAATGGTAGAGAAGATGACCAGGAATCGCCAACCATGACCCATCCCATAGCGAAGATCAGGCCGACCTGCAGAGATCCAACACCAATTGCCGCCGACTGGCACCATCTCACCTAGTAATGTCGGGGTGAGGCTAGTGATGAGTGGAATAGTCCAGACAGAGAGACAGGTCAGGATCCATCCTTTCGTCGAGACGCCTGGCATGTACACGAAGCGTGTTACCGTGAGAAGGGTAACAAgggcgatggcgaggatTGAAAAGTCGGCTGCTTGGACTGAAAACTGACCCACCATGCCGTTCACGACGCATGGTGTACCGGGCTGTAGTTCACCAGTCTTGAGAAAGATGATGCCCGATACAGAGTTGTTCAAGGTGTTGACGAACTCTACATTACCATGTGAGCGATGATCTCAAGTGAGTGTGATGTGATGCGATTGCATCGATGAAAAGCGTACCTGCTACCACCAAGTTCAACACGAGAACATGCCGAAAGCTCCGCAAATGACGACGATATATAGTGAACGAAATCAGAACAAAAGTCGTCGCCAAGCACGAAAGGGCGCTGCCCGCCAAGGTGAGGGAGGAAATCACCCGATCCACGTCCACAGCCATGTTGAACCCATCTGTGTCGTATTTCTGCGGCGGTGACGGTGACAGTGACAGAATCCCagaaaagataaaaagtcaAGAAGAAGTGTCACCTTTAACGGTGCGTCGGGTCTTCATCACCCGAGACGCGGCCTCAGGGGTCGGACAAGGCAGGGGAGCCTTACCGAGCCCCGGAGGGAATACGGGGTGACCGTTGTCAATTGAAGGGGTCATGGAAGATAGGATGAAGTGTGAACTTGTGGGGGAGTTGCGAGGCTCAAGTTCAAGAGGCTGCTGCAATTGGTTGTTGGTATCGGAAATGGCGGAGAGCTGAGAGCTAATTATTCCGTCTGAAATGACTGATAAATCCATCCTATCAAGCAAGATATCACAATTCCTAAACTTTTCTAGAACCGACGTCGAAAAGACGTAAAATTTAGAGTTTATTCCACCGTTTGAAGTCCCCAACAAGCGAGTTTGAGGAAAGCCACTACCGCAGCCAGGGGCTCCGCATCAAATAACACTTCGGTAATCACAAGCCGGGGTAAGACACGGCACATAACCAATCTCAGATACTCGACCGAAGCTTCTAGCCAGTTTCAGACCCAGTGGCAAGGCTGATCCCGGGGTTAGTGACGAATACGGAGATTCTGTCGTGGCCCTACGACGGCTTCTCCGCCGTGTTGGTTGTAGGGCTTGAAATAAGAGGGCGATGTTGGGAAATCATGTTGTTGAGTGTCAACCAAAGGGCTGGTAGTTTGCGCCTTGTGGGGTCTGCTTACGGGATGTGGGATGGATGTCCCAGGGCTGAAGACCCCTGAGAGGACGGAATAATGATGGATTGGGACTCGATTCGTCAGCTTGGGCGTTGTGAGCAGGGTCTGAGGCTATTTCAGAACTGGCAATAATCTGAGTGGCGAACAGCTACATAACCAACGTCTTGTCGCTTATCCTTTAATTGCGTCCAACAGAATCCTATTGGTCTT comes from Fusarium falciforme chromosome 11, complete sequence and encodes:
- a CDS encoding HET domain-containing protein; this encodes MSTITSRLAFASVVSEAEGADIEDTYISLDSRQIRLLTLEPGKYGDEIVGHLEIVDLKDEPIFEALSYCWGDRTDVCEITVDEHKVCVTRNLYGALQRLRYETVTRQVWADAICINQEDDVEKAHQVNLMKDIFTRASGTTLFIGDYRDDATSSTPFSTEVEPETQAGVENAISLIRKLADDCHIFYLDFNTDASSLPDNSFQAWYKATESIRSLVTQPWWSRMWTVQEAVLPADPTVQYGAIKLSWMVFSQAVDNMFGHFQKRCCNMKVRNDLAEEPPIVTFYNKVSAVDRRREDPLPLNMLLGRFRDRKATDARDMIYGVLGLAHDEATTAGIEANYTIETVQLYARIARKLIQLHGDLRPFMQVYHFQGDRLHGLPSWVPDYSLGGDWEYYSVALLYVQNFWKPVDLTPFKPSAGDNPLELDVSGILFDDIIAVGDSVTPCPRKQIMDVFDKWVDLVRSLGYWSSRYPTQEGTYEDNMWMILCRGLIWLNSHDYRMATHEDRQLVEEEIPTIPDGRPVNIDLQLLYFQRFFITRNGYMGLASPNIQVGDTVHVLVGGNTPFIMRKPGQGLSDQSNHFSLVSAAFVHGIMQGGLLPKEEALESFTLV
- a CDS encoding HD domain-containing protein, producing MSQDEVGANGWTSTPADAGAIFGDKPYINEPGPLSIKDIKFPSDDPIVAKTVDYVKARLHPETFNHSMRVYYIGMAITKQQFPGRYAVVNPSSWALTCLLHDIGTAEENLTATRMSFDIYGGIKALHILNDIGATKDQAEATSEAIIRHEDMGVDGTITYFGQLIQLATTYDNTGYHPHVKDFGKMLHESTRAEINEAHPRLKWCTFFSGTIRKEEEIKPWCHSTHLVNFAKEIEENTLMKQWEF
- a CDS encoding Git3 domain-containing protein, with protein sequence MAVDVDRVISSLTLAGSALSCLATTFVLISFTIYRRHLRSFRHVLVLNLVVAEFVNTLNNSVSGIIFLKTGELQPGTPCVVNGMVGQFSVQAADFSILAIALVTLLTVTRFVYMPGVSTKGWILTCLSVWTIPLITSLTPTLLGEMVPVGGNWCWISAGRPDLRYGMGHGWRFLVIFSTIGVYIYIWAYLRRHLGSKPVNQRSSSYDTPSTGTMGSFWSKCGRKGGFQVMKDEEVELSTFGDGSNTTNSQRDIDDDKIRSSNKEELADLDLEAAEGSGSSSTRPRRRSTRHMPSATRKELGLPIPENAHVRYDDASPVERHGQGATLQTNASEFPIRRDTHEVEVEIKRMMLLNAYPFMYVLLWMPGLINRLMEASGHSTSKTTIAALQISTQYIGLANALTYGFNHHLRDRLKGMYLTPAISRIKKRFGR